Below is a window of Methanocaldococcus jannaschii DSM 2661 DNA.
ACTTTATTATCAGATGGCTATTTATTTAGAAAGGAAAATACAATCTACTTTGAGAATGCAAGAGGCAAAAAGCCCTTAGCTATTGAAGGAATTTATGACATCTACATATATGGAAAGGTTAGCATAAGCTCCCAAGCTCTACATTATTTAGCTCAGAAAGGCATTGCTTTGCACTTCTTTAACCACTATGGTTATTATGACGGCTCATTTTATCCAAGAGAATCTCTACACTCTGGTTATTTAGTAGTTAATCAAGTTGAGCATTATTTAGATAAGGATAAGAGATTAGAGTTGGCAAAGCTGTTTATCATTGGAGGAATAAAAAATATGGAGTGGAATTTATTAAAATTTAAAAACAAGACTAAATTTAGCAGTTATATTGAAGAACTAAACAACTGCAACAAGATAACAGAGGTTATGAACGTAGAGGGGAGAGTTAGGACTGAATATTATAGATTGTGGGATGAGACCCTACCAGATGACTTTAAAATAGTTAAAAGGACAAGAAGACCTCCAAAGAATGAGATGAATGCGTTAATAAGCTTTTTAAACTCTCGTCTCTACCCAGCTATAATCACCGAGCTTTATAATACTCAACTGACTCCAACTGTTAGTTATTTACATGAACCTCATGAGAGGAGGTTTTCCTTGGCATTAGATTTGAGTGAGATATTTAAACCAATGATTGCTGATAGATTGGCTAATAGATTAGTTAAACAAGGAATTATCCAGAAAAAGCATTTTAGAGATGATTTAAATGGAGTTCTACTAAACAAAGAAGGGATGAAAGTAGTTTTAGAACACTTCAACAAGGAGATGGATAAAACAGTTAATCATAAAAAACTAAAAAAGAATGTCTCAAAGAGGAGATTGATAAGATTAGAGGCTTATAAGTTGGTTAAACACTTGGTTGGGCAGAAGAGATATGAGCCGTTAGTTGCATGGTTTTAGATAACCTTTTTAACAATTTTTCTTCTACCTTTGCTTAGTTTTTTAACTAAACCCTTTTTTTCAAGTTGTGAAACATATTCACTTATAGTAGATAGGGATCTTTCTAATTTATGTGCAATATTACTTACGGACATTTCTCCTTCTTTATCTAATAAATTAAGAATTTTCATTTCAAGTTCTGTTAATTTTATGTCTGGAGGAATTAATGGAAATTCAATGATATCTCCAAGTTTTGATACATAAAACACTTTCTCTACATTTTCTTTTTCAAGTACTGCGGCATAAAATAATGCATATCCTACTATTCTTTTTCCACCTGTTAAATTGATGATAGTTTTAGGAACAATGTATTTTCTAAAATTTTTAACATTCGTATTAAATTCGTAAGGATTAACTTCAACAAATAGATAAGGGATGTTATATTCTTTTAGTTTTGACTCAATATAATTTTTTGTGTTTTTAATCGAATTTACTGTATTTTCATCTGCATCTACATCTAAACTGTATATTAAAATCATGTTACTAATTTTTTCGTCATCTATTCCAATTATTTTCCCATTTTTATCAAAAATATGGTTTGTATGGTATCCAAAGGTGGCTATATATCTCATATACCTCACCAAAAATACTTCTTATGTATATATTTTACTTCGAAGTAATATATAAATACTTTGTATACTTCTACGAAATTCCTTAGTAAAGTTTATATTTTCCCATATTAATATTATGTAGTGTCAATAGATGAGGTGATAAAGTTGGAGAATTGGATGAAAAATATTGGAAGATATCTTAGCTACCTTATAAGCGATAAGTTTGAGGAATATGCTTATGACATCATTGATGGAGTAGCTAAAGCAAGAAATGCAAATGAACTTTTAGAAGCGTTATATAAAGGATTAAGATTGTCCCCAAAACTAAAAAAGAAAGGAAATATTGAAGTCCCATCTCCAGAGGACGTAAAAAAGTTGGAAGAAACTTTGAGAGAA
It encodes the following:
- the csa3 gene encoding CRISPR-associated transcriptional regulator Csa3, whose translation is MRYIATFGYHTNHIFDKNGKIIGIDDEKISNMILIYSLDVDADENTVNSIKNTKNYIESKLKEYNIPYLFVEVNPYEFNTNVKNFRKYIVPKTIINLTGGKRIVGYALFYAAVLEKENVEKVFYVSKLGDIIEFPLIPPDIKLTELEMKILNLLDKEGEMSVSNIAHKLERSLSTISEYVSQLEKKGLVKKLSKGRRKIVKKVI
- the cas1b gene encoding type I-B CRISPR-associated endonuclease Cas1b, producing the protein MRKKSLTLLSDGYLFRKENTIYFENARGKKPLAIEGIYDIYIYGKVSISSQALHYLAQKGIALHFFNHYGYYDGSFYPRESLHSGYLVVNQVEHYLDKDKRLELAKLFIIGGIKNMEWNLLKFKNKTKFSSYIEELNNCNKITEVMNVEGRVRTEYYRLWDETLPDDFKIVKRTRRPPKNEMNALISFLNSRLYPAIITELYNTQLTPTVSYLHEPHERRFSLALDLSEIFKPMIADRLANRLVKQGIIQKKHFRDDLNGVLLNKEGMKVVLEHFNKEMDKTVNHKKLKKNVSKRRLIRLEAYKLVKHLVGQKRYEPLVAWF